In Jaculus jaculus isolate mJacJac1 chromosome 2, mJacJac1.mat.Y.cur, whole genome shotgun sequence, the genomic window aactaggcatggtggcacatgcttttaatcctagtacgtgggagggaggcagagataggaggttcgctgtgagtttgaggccatcctgagactacatagtgaattccaggtcagcctgagctaaagtgagaccctaccttgaaaaaacaaatagaagggggctggagagattgcttagtggttaaggcgcttgtctgtgaagcctaaggacacatgttcaactctccaggtcccatgtaagccagatgcacaaaggtgaggcaagtgcaaggttgcacatgcccactaggtggcgcaagtgtctagcgttcagttgcagtagctgaagctgtggtgctccaattctctctctaaaagaaagaaaaaaaaaataggaggacttACTAGTTGGAAAGGAAAAGGCGCttggtggaaggagggaggggagacaaaagaaaacaGTGGGGAGGAAgtttgatcaaaatatattatatacatgtacagaaattatcaattaaaaaagtTTAGAAAAAGAACATGAGAAACAACCTGGATTGTGTTAAATTAGGGTAACAGACAGTAGCCATGGCAATGTGCAGAAAGGCAGTGAAGAAAGCTGGGTTAGAAGTTTAAGGTGAAATGTAAGCCAAAGAGTAAAGGGCTACGGTTTGGAGTGAGGGTCAAGGTATGTTTGGTTAACTGGTTAATCTACTTGATACCAGTTCATTTTCTGAAGACAACTAAATGACAgttgtgttttctcttttctattttttttttttttcaactgaacACTTAAAAAGTACCTGCAAATGAGTGTGTTTCCAGTGCGGAAGAAAGTGAGTCTTGTGTCGCCCAACCCAAGCCATGTGCTTTGGGAAGAGAATCCGCATTTTATGGCAAGGTACAAAGTAAAAGCCTTCCACCATTGGAGAGACCCAAGGCTTCAGTGGCACCTACAGCTAATGGTGTTACACCCAGGCATGAATTGTCCTTGGTGCAGGATGGAGCCGCTGGAAAGGATGCCCCAGAGCAGACGGGACCCACAGAGAAGACTGGGCCTACGGACTTGCCAGAGGAGTCTGAGCTACCTCAACCAGGAGACAAAGATGATACCCCAGAAATAGAGGAAACGAAGAGAGACCTGGAAGCAGCGACAGAGGTTCAGCCTTTGAAAGGAAGTGCTGAGACTGAGGCCCTGGGGACGGAGCAGAGCGGCTCGCTTGCAGCAGGGGAGAGTGTGGAGAACCAGCCAAACGCCGGAATGCTAAAACCCCCGGGAAGAGCCGAGCGCAGTGTGCCCGTGCAGTCAGCTGGAGGTCTACCAGCCGGAGAAGCAATGGAAGGTGACCAGCATCCCCCGATGCCAGAAGCAGTTCCTGAAGAGAACAACTCTCCAGAAATATCCGAAGGATGTCAGTCCGTGGAAACGGTTGAACAACGGAGACTTCAAGAGACCTTGGGAGAGGATGGACAGTCCCAGCTTCTCGAAGCGATTCCCACCGGGGAAAAGCCTCCAGAAattctagaa contains:
- the Erich5 gene encoding glutamate-rich protein 5, which encodes MGCSSSALHKAGDSSRLRGGVPANECVSSAEESESCVAQPKPCALGRESAFYGKVQSKSLPPLERPKASVAPTANGVTPRHELSLVQDGAAGKDAPEQTGPTEKTGPTDLPEESELPQPGDKDDTPEIEETKRDLEAATEVQPLKGSAETEALGTEQSGSLAAGESVENQPNAGMLKPPGRAERSVPVQSAGGLPAGEAMEGDQHPPMPEAVPEENNSPEISEGCQSVETVEQRRLQETLGEDGQSQLLEAIPTGEKPPEILEESQLVENSEEQELQETLGKDEQSRLQETIPKEDAVREISDRSQLVQTPVMKESLHEIPEAPGDMEQVEPEEIAGSRENPAGATETAASVDMTRNSHADEEEQHIEGETGEKVEAEMENEKASEGAETKEQETGEVMDLSADGHGDQSTNGHSVLQ